The Streptococcaceae bacterium ESL0729 genome has a segment encoding these proteins:
- the ppk1 gene encoding polyphosphate kinase 1, translated as MTDKIFSKYYNRDLSWLLFNRRVIKQSHNSSVPLLERLKFLAIASNNLDEFYSVRVPGIQEVLAIDPQARDKKTGLLQRDVRKKICERNRKNIKLQYGNYDYLTKKAQRKGIFSLESYDSLEAREKEQLDEYFKSNVFPCLTTIQFDHYHARSHYVDGELNIFVKSIYEGSQFITIIPLSDKLDRLIPLSTRDRYIFLEDLLVNNLSKILINHEILSKFVFRVTRDKDIEIDSEIDASIFESVEKYLEEREKGRPSRIEYTGSSVNKHSADTDLLSDSLNLDKKSSYHIPGPLDLTFLFGLVKRYASSHKDLVYKKFSPIEPLKDEDIFQKIDQKSLLLEHPFESFDYVVKLLHQAANDKNTLAIKQTIYRVAENSKIIEGLIEAAKNGIQVTVVIELKARFNEEMNLALVDRLLEAGCYVSFGKEGYKTHGKLLLIVKREKNTTKSYVHIASGNYNEDTSKAYIDLSLLTSDTRYVNDVEKFFNYIVNDIERPEYDLLSTSPNLLKNNLIEKIKAMKLHYLKTGQGKIFFKSNALTDREIIDALYSAAKTGLPIRMVVRGANCMKLGLCGPKENVVISSIVGRFLEHSRIYAFYWREDSDINQADMWISSADLMTRNMDDRIEVAAPLIDLRLKEKLAKIIRIYENDFKDASYLDRKGSYNKLSLPGGASAQETFMQLAEEGKKLESVNIKKIKGPKSSEKAKGRETLTRDYDKNFRFHRFYNVVMILLVMVILFLVVSWFVNL; from the coding sequence ATGACTGATAAAATTTTTTCAAAATATTATAATCGTGACTTGAGCTGGCTTCTTTTCAACCGAAGGGTCATCAAGCAATCCCATAATTCTTCCGTTCCCTTGCTTGAGCGGCTGAAATTTTTAGCCATAGCATCCAACAACCTAGATGAGTTTTATAGTGTTCGTGTTCCTGGTATCCAGGAGGTTTTAGCCATCGACCCCCAGGCCAGGGACAAAAAAACGGGCCTCCTCCAAAGGGATGTTCGCAAGAAGATTTGTGAGCGTAACCGGAAAAATATCAAACTTCAATATGGAAATTATGATTATTTAACCAAGAAGGCTCAAAGGAAGGGAATTTTTTCCCTGGAAAGCTATGATAGTTTAGAAGCAAGGGAAAAAGAACAGCTGGATGAATACTTTAAGAGTAATGTCTTTCCCTGTCTGACAACCATTCAATTTGACCACTACCATGCAAGATCTCACTATGTTGATGGGGAGTTAAATATTTTTGTAAAATCGATTTATGAAGGTAGCCAGTTTATAACTATTATTCCCCTGTCAGACAAGCTTGACCGCCTGATTCCTCTCTCAACTAGAGACCGCTATATTTTTCTGGAAGACTTGCTGGTAAATAATCTTTCAAAAATACTGATTAATCATGAAATATTAAGTAAGTTTGTCTTTAGGGTAACAAGGGACAAGGATATAGAGATTGATTCAGAGATAGATGCAAGCATTTTTGAGTCGGTTGAAAAATACCTGGAAGAAAGGGAGAAGGGACGACCTTCAAGGATTGAGTATACAGGATCTAGTGTGAACAAACATTCTGCTGATACTGACCTTTTGTCTGATAGTTTAAATTTGGATAAAAAATCAAGCTATCACATACCTGGCCCCCTTGATTTGACCTTCCTTTTTGGCTTGGTTAAAAGATATGCTTCAAGCCATAAGGACTTGGTTTATAAAAAGTTTAGTCCCATCGAACCCCTCAAGGATGAGGATATCTTCCAAAAGATTGACCAAAAATCCCTCCTTTTGGAACATCCCTTTGAGTCTTTTGACTATGTAGTTAAGCTTTTACACCAGGCAGCAAATGACAAAAATACCCTGGCCATTAAGCAGACCATTTACAGGGTGGCTGAGAATTCAAAAATTATCGAAGGCCTAATTGAGGCCGCTAAAAATGGCATTCAGGTCACAGTGGTGATTGAGTTAAAGGCTCGGTTTAATGAGGAGATGAATCTGGCCTTGGTTGATCGCTTGCTTGAAGCAGGCTGCTATGTAAGTTTTGGTAAAGAAGGCTATAAAACGCACGGTAAATTACTTTTGATTGTTAAAAGGGAAAAAAATACCACCAAATCCTATGTTCACATTGCTAGTGGTAACTACAATGAGGACACTTCTAAGGCTTATATTGACCTTTCTTTACTTACATCTGACACAAGATATGTAAATGATGTTGAAAAGTTTTTCAACTATATTGTTAATGACATTGAAAGGCCCGAATATGATTTACTTTCAACCTCACCCAATCTATTAAAAAATAATTTGATTGAGAAGATAAAGGCCATGAAGCTTCATTATTTGAAGACAGGTCAGGGTAAAATCTTCTTCAAAAGCAATGCCCTAACTGATAGGGAGATTATTGATGCCCTCTACAGTGCTGCCAAAACAGGCCTACCCATTAGGATGGTCGTAAGGGGGGCAAATTGTATGAAGCTTGGCCTATGTGGTCCCAAGGAAAATGTTGTTATTTCAAGCATTGTCGGACGCTTTTTGGAACATAGTCGAATCTATGCCTTTTACTGGAGGGAAGATAGCGATATTAATCAAGCTGACATGTGGATCTCATCGGCTGATTTGATGACCAGAAACATGGATGATAGGATTGAAGTTGCGGCTCCTCTCATTGATTTAAGGCTAAAGGAGAAGCTTGCAAAGATAATTAGAATCTATGAAAATGACTTTAAGGATGCTTCTTATTTGGACCGAAAAGGTAGTTACAATAAGCTTAGTTTACCAGGTGGTGCCAGTGCCCAGGAAACCTTTATGCAGCTTGCTGAAGAGGGTAAAAAACTTGAGTCAGTAAATATTAAAAAAATAAAGGGTCCCAAATCTTCAGAAAAAGCTAAAGGCAGGGAGACCTTGACTAGGGATTATGATAAGAATTTTAGGTTTCATCGTTTCTACAATGTGGTAATGATTTTACTGGTTATGGTTATTTTATTCCTTGTGGTTAGCTGGTTTGTAAACTTATAG
- a CDS encoding DUF2252 domain-containing protein, which yields MENKLKKISPYDFESTDFYESHDFLIKEGQRIGKLTTYEEVSQFVLQKRNIFEILDLREKLLVKELLPLKYQRMSTNAFSFFRGTADLMNYDLISGYSSGIEAIICGDAHLANFGFYSSPERQLLFDVNDFDESRVSIWEYDLKRFLVSALLVSSSQNLPEDKTEKFLEKALLVYKESLKNMASLPSIERIIFPNTVENILGPFTRVNDESTQKVVKKAVKKAVQRDSNSALLKFTQVNEQNKRLFIENPPVTKHIDPDDYQKIVAGFEIYKDSMRSNIKLYLSQCKIVDIVRHSVGVGSVGTLCYLILLQNNDGSFLILQVKEALPITDGHEVYANKDEQGLNIVNSQRILQTASDPFLGNFKSAGKYFYVRQFRDMKGSIKLEKLDWDSFRGYVDICIILLARAHSKSPSFPMIIGYLEGQDWMVKALVAYAKNYRKQVLSDYKDFLHRLNK from the coding sequence GTGGAAAATAAGTTAAAGAAAATATCACCCTATGATTTTGAATCAACCGATTTTTATGAAAGTCATGATTTTTTAATCAAGGAGGGTCAAAGAATAGGTAAACTGACTACCTATGAAGAGGTCAGCCAATTTGTCCTTCAAAAGAGAAATATATTTGAAATTTTAGACTTAAGGGAGAAGCTTCTGGTCAAGGAACTTTTACCCCTTAAGTATCAAAGAATGTCGACTAATGCCTTCTCCTTTTTCAGGGGAACAGCTGACTTGATGAATTATGATTTAATAAGTGGCTACTCATCAGGCATTGAAGCCATCATTTGTGGGGATGCCCATCTGGCTAATTTTGGTTTTTATTCATCGCCTGAGCGGCAACTTTTATTTGACGTCAATGACTTTGATGAGTCCCGCGTTAGTATTTGGGAGTACGATTTGAAGCGATTTTTAGTTAGTGCCCTCTTAGTTAGTAGCAGTCAAAATTTACCTGAGGACAAGACTGAAAAATTTCTTGAAAAGGCTCTTTTAGTCTACAAGGAAAGCCTCAAAAATATGGCCAGCCTGCCTTCAATCGAAAGAATCATCTTCCCCAATACGGTCGAAAATATCCTGGGACCTTTTACTAGAGTCAACGATGAAAGTACACAAAAGGTAGTCAAAAAGGCGGTCAAAAAGGCAGTCCAAAGGGATTCTAACTCGGCCCTTCTAAAATTCACCCAGGTCAATGAGCAAAATAAGCGACTTTTTATTGAAAATCCGCCTGTAACCAAGCATATTGATCCAGATGACTACCAAAAAATTGTGGCAGGTTTTGAGATTTATAAGGACAGTATGAGAAGTAATATCAAGCTTTACCTGTCTCAGTGTAAGATTGTTGATATTGTTCGCCATAGTGTGGGTGTTGGAAGTGTGGGTACCTTGTGCTATCTGATTCTTCTGCAAAACAATGATGGAAGTTTTTTGATCCTTCAGGTCAAAGAGGCTCTTCCCATTACTGATGGTCACGAGGTTTACGCCAACAAGGATGAGCAGGGGCTAAATATCGTGAACAGCCAAAGAATCCTCCAAACAGCTTCTGATCCCTTTTTAGGCAACTTTAAGAGTGCTGGAAAATATTTTTATGTTCGTCAATTTAGGGATATGAAGGGGTCAATTAAGCTTGAAAAATTGGATTGGGATTCCTTTAGGGGCTATGTCGATATTTGTATTATTCTACTGGCAAGGGCCCATAGTAAATCTCCCTCATTTCCCATGATTATTGGCTACCTAGAAGGCCAGGACTGGATGGTAAAGGCTCTTGTGGCCTATGCAAAAAATTATAGAAAGCAAGTGCTTAGTGACTATAAGGACTTTTTACACAGGTTGAATAAATGA
- a CDS encoding YitT family protein: MKNSKIISYVKIIAGLMLLSFAINMFLAPHHIAAGGVSGLGVIMEYALGVNKALVVLVMNILMLVLALIFLGKESFMKVLFGSLAFPVSLAILPEVALTSDRLLSVIFGSAIFAFGVTILYNNNSSAGGTTIPPLILQKYFGVDTSVGLLLTDAIVVSLNLVVFGFEEFLYAILSIVITSLVMSYIETGLNRKKTLWIMSEHHLKEIQNRLKNEIDRGSTFFDARGGYKDESKEILMIVVDDQEFNTIKKIISEVDPKAFVIVNNVSEVLGRGFTYSHVE, from the coding sequence GTGAAAAATAGTAAAATTATATCTTATGTAAAAATTATCGCTGGCCTAATGCTTTTGTCATTTGCCATAAATATGTTTTTGGCCCCACATCATATAGCAGCAGGGGGAGTTAGTGGACTTGGGGTTATTATGGAATATGCCCTGGGTGTAAATAAGGCCTTGGTTGTCCTTGTCATGAATATTCTTATGTTAGTTCTTGCTCTTATTTTTCTTGGTAAAGAATCATTCATGAAGGTGTTATTTGGAAGCCTGGCCTTCCCTGTAAGCCTAGCCATCTTACCAGAAGTTGCCCTAACATCTGACCGCCTTTTATCAGTTATTTTCGGGAGTGCAATCTTTGCCTTTGGAGTTACCATTTTATACAATAACAACTCCTCAGCAGGTGGAACCACCATTCCACCACTAATTCTTCAAAAATACTTTGGCGTTGATACCTCAGTTGGCCTCCTTTTAACAGATGCCATCGTTGTATCCCTAAACCTGGTTGTTTTTGGCTTTGAGGAATTCTTGTACGCCATCTTGTCGATTGTCATAACCTCCCTCGTCATGTCCTACATTGAGACAGGTCTTAACCGTAAGAAGACCTTGTGGATTATGAGCGAACACCACTTGAAAGAAATCCAAAATCGTCTTAAAAATGAGATTGACCGAGGATCGACCTTCTTTGATGCCCGAGGTGGTTACAAGGATGAAAGTAAGGAAATCCTGATGATTGTGGTTGATGACCAGGAATTTAATACCATCAAAAAAATTATTTCAGAAGTTGACCCTAAAGCCTTTGTAATCGTAAATAATGTGTCAGAAGTCCTTGGCCGTGGTTTTACCTACAGTCATGTTGAGTAA